The following proteins come from a genomic window of Oscillatoria sp. FACHB-1407:
- a CDS encoding CYTH domain-containing protein — protein sequence MRGVGFRASTQPKASQMAVEIERKFLVKGDAWRSLGQGKLYRQGYLASTQQRTVRVRVAGDRAYITIKGKSSGIARSEYEYEIPLGDAIEMLENLCDRPLIEKIRYRIDYQGLLWEVDEFMGENHGLIMAEVELADVDQSVVLPEWIGEEVSADPRYYNSNLAKHPFQSW from the coding sequence ATGCGGGGTGTTGGGTTTCGTGCCTCTACCCAACCAAAGGCTTCACAAATGGCAGTTGAAATTGAGCGCAAATTTTTGGTTAAGGGCGATGCGTGGCGATCGCTCGGTCAAGGCAAACTCTATCGCCAGGGATATCTTGCCTCCACCCAACAACGCACCGTGAGAGTCCGTGTAGCAGGCGATCGCGCTTACATCACCATCAAAGGCAAATCCAGTGGCATTGCCCGCAGTGAGTATGAGTACGAAATCCCGTTGGGGGATGCGATCGAGATGTTAGAAAATCTGTGCGATCGCCCCTTAATCGAAAAAATTCGCTATCGCATTGACTACCAGGGGCTACTTTGGGAGGTTGATGAATTTATGGGAGAAAACCATGGGCTGATCATGGCAGAGGTAGAACTTGCCGACGTCGATCAATCTGTAGTTTTACCAGAGTGGATCGGTGAAGAAGTCTCTGCTGATCCCCGCTACTACAACTCTAACTTGGCAAAGCACCCCTTCCAATCCTGGTAA
- a CDS encoding carbohydrate kinase family protein codes for MTSPRVLCLGEILFDLIADQPGRSLEEVTSWTAYPGGAPANVATALVKLGTPAGFIGCVGKDAPGETLVELLHSIGVDTTGIQHHNTAPTREIYVLRSETGDRQFAGFGSRDTAEFADTHLQAAQLPVSLFANADFLVLGTLELAYPDTKAAIERALELAEQHYVKVLVDVNWRSMFWQDVEAARSIIQEFVKHIDFLKLAVEEAEWLFGTADPGVIAHRLGDLEGVLITDGDRGSAYCLGENEGKVAAFEVDTEDTTGAGDSFVAGFLHQLCQQGVHVLSDPDAAKKMVIYASAVGALTTLRAGAIAAQPSAAEVEAFLYLHQQQ; via the coding sequence GTGACTAGCCCCCGTGTACTTTGCTTGGGCGAAATTCTGTTTGATCTGATCGCTGACCAACCTGGACGCTCCCTTGAAGAAGTCACCTCCTGGACAGCCTACCCCGGCGGGGCACCCGCAAATGTAGCGACCGCTTTAGTCAAATTGGGGACTCCGGCTGGATTTATTGGCTGTGTTGGTAAAGATGCTCCCGGTGAGACGTTGGTGGAGTTGTTGCACAGCATCGGAGTTGATACCACAGGCATCCAGCACCACAACACCGCCCCCACGAGAGAAATTTATGTGTTGCGATCCGAAACGGGCGATCGCCAATTTGCCGGGTTTGGTAGCCGCGACACCGCCGAGTTTGCCGACACCCATTTGCAGGCCGCGCAATTACCTGTCTCTCTGTTTGCCAATGCCGATTTTCTTGTGCTGGGCACCCTAGAGTTGGCTTATCCCGACACAAAAGCTGCGATCGAACGAGCCTTGGAGCTTGCCGAACAGCACTACGTCAAGGTTCTGGTCGATGTCAACTGGCGATCCATGTTTTGGCAAGATGTCGAAGCCGCACGGTCAATCATTCAGGAGTTTGTCAAACATATTGATTTTCTCAAGCTGGCAGTCGAAGAGGCAGAATGGCTGTTTGGCACAGCCGATCCCGGTGTGATTGCCCACCGTTTAGGGGATTTAGAAGGAGTGCTGATTACCGATGGCGATCGCGGTAGTGCCTATTGCCTGGGTGAAAACGAAGGCAAAGTGGCTGCCTTTGAAGTTGATACTGAAGACACGACTGGAGCCGGAGACAGCTTTGTCGCAGGTTTCTTGCATCAGCTTTGTCAACAGGGAGTTCATGTCTTGAGTGACCCTGATGCTGCTAAAAAAATGGTGATCTATGCCAGTGCTGTTGGTGCGTTGACCACCCTACGGGCAGGGGCGATCGCCGCTCAACCGTCCGCCGCAGAAGTCGAAGCTTTCCTCTATTTGCACCAGCAACAATAA
- a CDS encoding DUF4168 domain-containing protein, producing MFRKAFRRSLAQPFSFNRLARHNPAQFLVPDSRIGRVFQAIQKAVLLTFSFLLCLLLYLCLWVSGAIAQELPPAPASPPATEFPDSPPNVDINAISSEKISQFVQAYLQVVELIERREGELQGAETDLESVRVQQEIEAEAFAIIESAGLTWQEYLQLLGLANTDPEFGDRIATQLQEAIR from the coding sequence ATGTTCAGGAAAGCATTTAGGCGATCGCTCGCTCAGCCCTTCTCATTCAACCGATTGGCTAGACACAATCCCGCTCAGTTCCTGGTGCCCGATTCTCGGATCGGTCGGGTGTTCCAGGCGATCCAAAAAGCGGTGCTGTTGACCTTTAGCTTTTTGTTGTGCCTATTGTTGTATCTCTGCCTTTGGGTCAGTGGTGCGATCGCCCAGGAATTGCCCCCTGCTCCCGCATCGCCTCCCGCTACCGAATTCCCAGATAGCCCCCCAAATGTCGATATCAACGCCATTTCTTCAGAAAAGATAAGCCAATTCGTTCAAGCCTACCTGCAAGTTGTAGAGTTAATTGAGCGGCGTGAAGGAGAGTTGCAAGGCGCAGAGACTGATCTCGAATCCGTTCGGGTGCAACAAGAGATCGAAGCAGAAGCATTTGCCATTATTGAATCAGCAGGGTTAACCTGGCAGGAATACCTGCAACTGTTAGGGTTGGCAAATACAGATCCCGAATTTGGCGATCGCATTGCCACTCAACTCCAAGAAGCCATTCGTTGA
- a CDS encoding helix-turn-helix domain-containing protein gives MAGDDNQTSGSLSERELQIVELVAAGLTNQEIAEKLEISKRTVDNHISNILTKTATGNRVALVRWALQWGKVCIDEVNCCSLPIPSDALPPPIDSVPISGDEVIS, from the coding sequence ATGGCTGGCGATGACAATCAAACCTCCGGTTCTCTCTCAGAACGAGAGTTGCAAATCGTTGAACTGGTGGCGGCTGGCTTAACTAATCAAGAGATTGCAGAAAAGCTAGAGATTAGCAAGCGCACCGTTGATAACCACATCAGCAACATCTTGACTAAAACCGCCACTGGCAATCGGGTCGCGTTGGTTCGTTGGGCACTCCAGTGGGGCAAAGTCTGTATCGATGAGGTGAATTGCTGTAGCTTACCGATTCCGTCGGATGCACTTCCGCCTCCGATTGATTCGGTGCCGATTTCAGGGGATGAGGTTATTTCTTGA
- the hisS gene encoding histidine--tRNA ligase, protein MGTIQALRGTRDILPDEVVYWQYVEAVARDIFNKAAYREMRTPIFEQTELFERGIGEATDVVGKEMYTFQDRGDRSITLRPELTAGLVRSLIEHKLYAISPVQRMWSIGPVFRYERPQAGRQRQFHQIDVEIMGSADPRADAEVIVLATDLLNALGLKTLKLDINSVGTSDDRQRYRQALIDYLTPYKAELDADSQDRLTRNPLRILDSKDERTKAIVQDAPNLLDYLSPESQQRFERVQQCLTDVGIAYNINAQLVRGLDYYTHTAFEIQSDDLGAQATVCGGGRYDGLVAQLGGPDTPAIGWGLGMERLILLLQQLQTPTQANLDFYVVSKGDRAEAQALQLSQTLRHLGFSVELDLSGSAFGKQFKRADRSGAIACLILGDAEAENGMAQLKWMQSGEQGAIAQADLPTLADDLRHKIADIRANQKG, encoded by the coding sequence ATGGGCACTATTCAAGCACTCCGGGGAACGCGGGACATCCTGCCAGATGAGGTTGTTTACTGGCAATATGTTGAAGCCGTCGCGAGAGATATTTTTAACAAAGCGGCTTACCGCGAAATGCGTACACCCATCTTTGAGCAAACAGAACTGTTTGAGCGGGGCATTGGGGAAGCAACGGATGTGGTCGGCAAAGAGATGTACACGTTTCAAGATCGGGGCGATCGCTCAATTACGTTGCGACCTGAATTAACCGCAGGATTGGTGCGATCGCTGATCGAACACAAGCTCTACGCCATCAGCCCAGTACAACGGATGTGGTCGATTGGCCCTGTATTTCGCTATGAGCGTCCGCAGGCAGGGCGACAGCGACAGTTTCACCAGATTGATGTGGAGATCATGGGCAGTGCTGATCCCCGTGCCGATGCAGAGGTGATTGTACTGGCAACTGATTTGCTAAATGCATTAGGCTTGAAAACGCTGAAGTTGGATATCAACTCAGTAGGTACGTCGGACGATCGCCAACGCTATCGACAGGCTCTCATTGATTATTTAACGCCTTACAAAGCAGAGTTAGACGCTGATTCGCAGGATCGCCTGACCCGCAACCCTCTGCGAATTCTCGATAGCAAAGACGAACGGACGAAGGCGATCGTGCAAGACGCTCCTAACCTGCTGGATTACTTGAGTCCAGAGTCACAACAACGATTTGAGCGAGTGCAGCAGTGTTTGACCGATGTGGGGATTGCCTACAACATCAACGCTCAACTGGTGCGCGGGCTGGATTATTACACTCACACTGCCTTTGAGATTCAGTCGGATGATCTGGGTGCTCAAGCGACCGTGTGTGGCGGTGGACGCTATGACGGACTAGTGGCTCAGTTGGGTGGTCCCGATACGCCTGCGATCGGGTGGGGCTTAGGCATGGAGCGATTGATCCTGTTATTGCAACAACTTCAGACTCCAACTCAAGCCAATCTCGACTTTTATGTGGTGTCAAAGGGCGATCGCGCTGAAGCTCAAGCTCTACAACTGAGCCAGACCTTGCGGCATCTGGGCTTCTCCGTAGAACTCGATTTGAGCGGCAGTGCCTTTGGCAAACAGTTCAAGCGGGCTGACCGCAGTGGGGCGATCGCCTGTCTGATTTTGGGTGATGCCGAAGCCGAGAACGGAATGGCTCAACTGAAATGGATGCAATCCGGAGAACAGGGGGCGATCGCTCAAGCTGACTTGCCTACCCTGGCAGATGACCTGCGCCACAAGATTGCAGATATTCGCGCTAACCAAAAAGGCTAA
- a CDS encoding DUF2834 domain-containing protein has product MNRVIFWGLWIGFIGYAFFLAPPNQPDTAETIQRLVTGDWQGINPLIVALFNTLGIVPLIYASFLLIDGRMQKVPASLFVAGSFGVGAFALLPYFALRQPNGTFAGQKNWLLKWLDSRWNGLAIALLLIPFVAYGMIAGDWSDFAYQWQTSRFVHVMSLDFCMLCLIFPAILGDDMARRGLSDRRLFWAASLIPLFGAVAYLVLRPPIQERSEKKEEGRGREETLKAEG; this is encoded by the coding sequence GTGAATCGAGTCATTTTCTGGGGGTTGTGGATTGGCTTTATTGGCTATGCCTTTTTTCTCGCACCTCCCAATCAGCCCGATACGGCTGAAACCATTCAAAGACTGGTAACAGGGGACTGGCAGGGCATTAATCCTTTGATCGTGGCACTGTTCAACACGCTGGGAATTGTGCCCCTGATCTATGCCTCGTTCTTGCTGATTGATGGCAGGATGCAAAAGGTGCCTGCCTCCCTCTTTGTTGCCGGATCATTTGGCGTGGGAGCCTTTGCCCTGTTGCCCTACTTCGCCTTACGGCAACCGAATGGCACGTTCGCAGGTCAGAAGAACTGGCTCCTGAAGTGGCTCGATTCTCGCTGGAATGGATTGGCGATCGCCCTTCTCCTCATTCCTTTTGTGGCGTATGGCATGATCGCAGGTGACTGGAGCGATTTTGCCTACCAGTGGCAAACCAGTCGCTTTGTCCATGTCATGAGCCTCGACTTTTGTATGCTCTGCCTTATCTTCCCGGCGATTTTGGGAGATGATATGGCACGACGGGGACTAAGCGATCGCCGTTTGTTCTGGGCAGCATCCCTGATTCCCCTGTTTGGAGCGGTGGCGTATCTGGTACTTCGTCCACCGATTCAGGAAAGAAGCGAGAAAAAAGAAGAAGGACGGGGGAGAGAAGAAACGCTAAAGGCGGAAGGATAA